The Mugil cephalus isolate CIBA_MC_2020 chromosome 11, CIBA_Mcephalus_1.1, whole genome shotgun sequence genome includes a window with the following:
- the styk1b gene encoding tyrosine-protein kinase STYK1b codes for MSSLSEADRRCNQGDTICEIRVYEQEVIIVPIFLLASFLITLVLILLLRYCPEKVDRIRPNASKSSPRRVLHGIDAPPGINVLEHESIALDTPHSYSTFTPPNSYYPQTLTKPVTTPVHPPSPPPSFTPIVQPRELPRQRLPESFNLVTPLPVAFSLNSNSSVSLYRARMDNRNVVLRVLNDSADATERHNFLGFASFLSQLGPHPFLPELLGVVSLRAPLVTVVEELENRDLLSYLWRCRQDHVEPPCEMTERRIFTMAKQVASALEFLHGKDLLHGNIRARSVLVTKEFTAKLWGLHGVYTRKNQGATQKDDPSMKKWQAPEVLAKRPASRSSDIWSFGILLYEMTTLGEAPFADISVTELLQFHQRGKTLKKPLNCSNTLYTVIKGCCQWKDQDRPSLAEVSRKLIAGEKGASDKVLKASGTVNIEQYLQEAGYGETNSYTVF; via the exons ATGTCTTCATTATCAGAGGCGGATAGGCGCTGCAACCAGGGAGACACGATCTGCG AGATCCGTGTGTATGAGCAGGAGGTGATCATCGTGCCCATCTTTCTGCTGGCCAGCTTCCTGATCACTCTGGTCTTGATTCTCCTGCTGCGCTACTGTCCGGAGAAGGTCGACCGAATTCGCCCAAATGCCTCAAAGTCGTCTCCCAGGAGAGTGCTGCACGGCATTGATG CTCCGCCAGGTATCAACGTTTTGGAGCATGAAAGCATCGCCTTGGACACGCCCCATTCTTACTCCACCTTCACTCCCCCGAACTCCTACTACCCCCAAACCCTCACCAAGCCTGTGACCACACCCGTCCACCCACCCAGCCCCCCGCCCAGTTTCACTCCCATCGTCCAGCCCAGAGAGCTGCCGCGCCAGAGGCTGCCCGAGTCCTTCAACCTGGTCACTCCTCTGCCTGTTGCCTTCTCCCTGAACTCCAACTCCTCTGTGTCCCTCTACAGGGCGCGCATGGACAACAGGAACGTGGTACTGCGGGTGCTGAACG ACTCAGCTGAtgccacagagagacacaactTCCTGGGTTTTGCATCGTTCCTGTCCCAGCTTGGCCCACATCCATTCCTGCCAGAGCTCCTGGGTGTCGTCTCCCTTCGGGCTCCTCTGGTTACAGTGGTGGAGGAGCTAGAAAACAGAGACCTGCTCAGCTACTTGTGGCGATGCAGGCAG gATCATGTGGAGCCACCCTGTGAAATGACTGAGAGACGAATATTCACCATGGCCAAGCAGGTGGCCTCTGCTCTG GAGTTCCTGCACGGCAAAGATCTCCTCCACGGAAACATCCGTGCCCGCAGCGTGCTGGTCACCAAGGAGTTCACGGCCAAGCTGTGGGGCCTACACGGGGTCTATACACGGAAGAACCAAGGAGCCACACAGAAAGACGATCCCAGCATGAAGAAGTGGCAGGCTCCGGAGGTGCTGGCCAAGAGGCCTGCCAGTAGGAGCAGCGACAT ctgGTCTTTTGGTATCCTGTTGTATGAAATGACCACCTTGG GTGAAGCTCCTTTTGCAGACATCTCAGTTACAGAGCTTCTGCAGTTTCACCAACGAGGAAAAACCCTGAAAAAACCCCTCAACTGCTCCAACACGCT GTATACTGTCATTaaaggctgctgccagtggaaGGATCAGGATCGACCCTCGTTGGCTGAAGTGAGCCGAAAGCTGATCGCAGGAGAGAAGGGCGCCTCCGACAAAGTCCTCAAGGCGTCTGGGACAGTGAACATCGAACAATACCTACAGGAAGCAGGATACGGGGAAACCAACAGCTACACCGTTTTCTGA
- the phc1 gene encoding polyhomeotic-like protein 1, with product MDAGEDQSTGTTNGNPQTSGNSRAPQIAHMSLYERQAVQALQALQRQPNAAQYFQQLMLQQQISSAQLHNLAAVQQATLAASRQSNTPSNSMSQVPTTVNLSTTSAGGTMTSPRPHGPATSATTTTLNQSVLLGGSSAGQGQMYLRVNRSLRTPLASQLIFMPGGTATATVATVAQTQPQQQQQQQQQQHEVAPAVASAQSDNDQVQNLALHCASTPKNVAVKSEFPERKDAANFPLSQQQQTYPQTAQQQQVQSQQQQQIAKANFTQQTTTNPMTVKTGNQAAMTVTPAASVAPSSSSSSALPLSQLLLSPSAAPVILVPTSNVPTSTQGYPIGSVAPKANVNTQTLVVQPLQQATNVDKGPVPIQPKTAQGHRLPVQLPPRHPPPILPAPPSNSQANMGGHNPPHIPVQLVGARQGLAGNAQAVALAQARSSTTQESPSGGNISAGSNNSAMTKPVIGSLKRKSDCDVPNEMSESSDLAPMKDSAPPLSPAPTKDSAHLVEAAFSSPPTLSLPLPLSRVGHGDRERAPVPQAVVKPQVLTHLIEGFVIQEGAEPFPVAGLLKDRDFALVGRTENGPPLLKCEYCGSLAPASQFRGSKRFCSNTCAKRYNVSCSQHFKTSRGRSGAGLAPPPAPTESAARRRGPSRRNSSNSACNKMSSKHLPVKCHSESSRSDDVSSDGEEEDDSPSLSPSSSRSCSRADHSAPQSDSSAPGSLPLDGANFLSATPAQWSVEEVCRFISSLQGCEELAAQFLSQEIDGQALLLLREDHLISTMNIKLGPALKICASINSLRE from the exons ATGGATGCAGGTGAAGACCAAAGCACAGGAACTACCAATGGAAATCCTCAGACAAGTGGAAACTCCCGTGCACCCCAGATAGCCCACATGTCTCTTTACGAAAGGCAAGCTGTAcag GCTCTCCAGGCTCTGCAACGACAGCCAAATGCAGCTCAGTACTTCCAGCAGCtcatgctgcagcagcagatcagTAGTGCCCAACTCCACAATTTGGCTGCTGTGCAACAA gCAACTCTTGCAGCTAGCCGCCAGTCTAATACTCCAAGTAATAGCATGTCCCAAGTGCCCACCACT GTGAACCTAAGCACCACCTCTGCCGGAGGGACGATGACCAGTCCACGTCCACATGGTCCGGCCACCTCTGCAACGACAACAACTCTCAACCAATCAGTACTACTGGGTGGAAGCTCAGCGGGACAGGGACAGATGTATCTAAGG GTCAACCGCTCTCTTAGGACTCCACTTGCCTCTCAGCTCATCTTTATGCCTGGAGGCACAGCAACAGCTACTGTAGCAACAGTTGCCCAGActcagccacagcagcagcagcagcagcaacagcagcagcatgaagtTGCTCCTGCAGTTGCAAGTGCGCAGTCTGACAATGATCAG GTACAGAACCTGGCTCTTCACTGTGCTTCCACTCCGAAGAATGTTGCTGTCAAGTCTGAGTTTCCAGAGAGGAAGGATGCTGCCAACTTTCCTCTCAGTCAGCAGCAACAGACGTATCCCCAAacagctcagcagcagcaagtgcaatcacaacagcagcaacaaattGCCAAAGCTAATTTTACACAGCAAACAACCACCAACCCAATGACAGTAAAGACTGGAAACCAGGCTGCCATGACTGTAACTCCTGCTGCTTCTGtagctccttcttcctcttcctcatcagccctccctctctcccagcTCCTTCTGTCCCCCTCCGCTGCCCCTGTGATCCTGGTGCCCACCTCAAATGTTCCTACCTCCACCCAGGGCTACCCCATCGGCTCGGTGGCACCAAAAGCCAACGTTAACACTCAGACTCTGGTGGTGCAGCCCCTGCAACAGGCCACTAATGTGGACAAAGGTCCTGTTCCAATCCAGCCAAAGACAGCTCAGGGACATCGCTTACCTGTGCAGCTACCCCCTCGACACCCACCTCCCATTCTCCCAGCTCCACCTAGTAACAGCCAAGCCAATATGGGGGGTCACAACCCTCCCCACATCCCTGTCCAACTAGTGGGAGCCAGACAGGGCTTAGCAGGAAATGCACAAGCTGTGGCTCTGGCACAGGCACGAAGCAGCACCACCCAGGAAAGTCCATCTGGTGGGAATATCAGCGCAGGCTCCAACAACAGTGCTATG ACAAAGCCTGTCATTGGTTCTCTGAAGAGAAAATCTGACTGTGACGTACCAAATGAGATGTCAGAGTCTTCAGACCTTGCCCCGATGAAAGATTCTGCTCCTCCTTTATCCCCCGCACCTACAAAGGACTCAG ctCACCTTGTAGAAGCTGCATTTTCATCTCCTCCCACCCTCTCGTTGCCTCTGCCCTTGTCAAGAGTTGGacatggagacagagaaagagcacCTGTTCCACAGGCAGTAGTCAAACCTCAAGTCCTCACTCATCTTATTGAGGGTTTTGTGATTCAGGAGGGAGCTGAGCCCTTCCCT GTCGCTGGACTCCTCAAAGACAGAGATTTTGCCCTAGTCGGCCGCACAGAGAACGGACCTCCGT TGTTGAAGTGTGAGTACTGTGGAAGCCTCGCTCCAGCTAGCCAGTTCAGAGGGTCGAAGAGGTTCTGTTCTAACACTTGTGCTAAAag GTATAACGTAAGCTGCAGCCAACACTTCAAgaccagcagagggaggagtGGTGCAGGGTTGGCGCCACCTCCAGCTCCCACAGAGAGCGCTGCCAGGCGTAGGGGCCCGTCTCGCAGGAACAGCTCCAACAGTGCCTGTAATAAAATGTCAAGCAAGCATCTACCTGTCAAG TGTCACTCCGAGTCCAGTCGCTCAGACGACGTATCCAGCGACGGGGAAGAAGAGGACGACTCTCCCTCGCTGTCCCCGAGCTCGTCACGCTCCTGCTCAAGAGCCGACCACAGCGCTCCTCAGTCCGACAGCTCAGCGCCTGGAAGCCTCCCACTAGATGGAGCCAATTTTCTGTCTGCGACTCCTGCTCAGTGGAGCGTGGAGGAAGTCTGCAGGTTTATCTCCTCACTCCAAG GTTGTGAGGAGCTGGCTGCCCAGTTTCTGTCCCAGGAAATAGACGGGCAGGCTCTGCTGCTTTTGCGAGAGGACCATCTGATCTCCACCATGAACATCAAGCTGGGCCCCGCTCTCAAGATCTGTGCCTCCATCAACAGCCTGCGTGAGTGA
- the LOC125016372 gene encoding glutathione S-transferase kappa 1-like, translating into MSSRKVVELFYDVVSPYSWLGFEVMCRYRNIWNIDLKLRPAYLGGIMHGSGNKPPGLVPNKYKYMGRDLSRLAKYFDVPLQMPSDPAEVMFTKGSLNAMRFVIAVQESEKGGDRRVEQVSRELWRRIWSEDKDITEPASLSEASVKAGLSESEIKEVLELYTSQEIKDKLKSVTNDALNYGAFGFPLVICHVNGKPEAFFGSDRFELMAHCIGEKWLGPTPSASAAKL; encoded by the exons ATGAGCTCCAGGAAAGTGGTCGAGTTGTTCTACGATGTAGTTTCCCCGTACTCTTGGCTCGGTTTTGAG GTCATGTGTCGCTACAGAAACATATGGAACATAGATCTCAAGCTGCGTCCTGCATATTTGGGTGGCATCATGCATGGGTCAG GCAACAAGCCTCCTGGTCTGGTTCCTAACAAGTACAAGTATATGGGCAGGGATCTCAGCCGCTTGGCCAAGTATTTTGACGTTCCCCTGCAGATGCCATCTGACCCCGCTGAGGTCATGTTCACAAAAG GATCCTTGAATGCAATGAGATTTGTGATAGCAGTGCAGGAGAGCGAGAAGGGTGGAGACAGGCGGGTGGAGCAGGTGTCCCGTGAACTGTGGAGAAGGATCTGGAGCGAAGATAAAGACATCACTGAACCCGCGTCACTGTCTGAG gcatCAGTAAAGGCAGGATTGTCTGAAAGTGAGATTAAAGAAGTGCTGGAGCTTTACACATCGCAGGAGATCAAAGACAAGCTTAAAAGCGTGACAAATGATGCACTTAACTATGGG GCATTCGGCTTTCCCCTGGTGATCTGTCATGTTAATGGGAAGCCAGAGGCGTTCTTTGGGTCTGACAGATTTGAGCTTATGGCCCACTGCATTG GAGAGAAGTGGCTGGGACCCACACCTAGCGCATCAGCGGCCAAGCTGTGA